A single genomic interval of Bradyrhizobium japonicum USDA 6 harbors:
- the thiC gene encoding phosphomethylpyrimidine synthase ThiC has translation MNIRSNPEKTVPAVTTGPLPSSRKIFASPDAAPDIRVPLREIILSEGAGEPNLPVYDTSGPYTDPSVTIDVNAGLARGRKAWVLERGGVEEYEGRQIKPEDNGSVSTDKAARAFSAYHKPLRGLDGHKITQLEFARAGIITKEMIYVAARENLGRKQQLERAEAALADGESFGASVPAFITPEFVRSEIARGRAIIPSNINHSELEPMIIGRNFLTKINANIGNSAVTSSVEEEVEKMVWAIRWGADTVMDLSTGRNIHTTREWILRNAPVPIGTVPIYQALEKCNGDPVKLTWELYKDTLIEQCEQGVDYFTIHAGVRLSYIHLTANRVTGIVSRGGSIMAKWCLAHHKESFLYTHFDEICDLMRKYDVSFSLGDGLRPGSIADANDRAQFAELETLGELTKIAWDKGCQVMIEGPGHVPMHKIKINMDKQLKECGEAPFYTLGPLTTDIAPGYDHITSGIGAAMIGWFGCAMLCYVTPKEHLGLPDRNDVKVGVITYKIAAHASDLAKGHPAAQLRDDALSRARFDFRWSDQFNLGLDPDTAKNFHDETLPKEAHKVAHFCSMCGPKFCSMKITQDVRDYAATLNDPNSVGMSISGTAEDGMARMSEKFKEMGSSVYLDAEKVKESNRVL, from the coding sequence ATGAACATCCGCTCCAACCCCGAAAAGACCGTCCCCGCCGTCACCACCGGCCCGCTGCCCTCGTCGCGAAAGATCTTCGCGTCTCCGGACGCTGCGCCCGACATCCGCGTGCCCCTGCGCGAAATCATCCTCTCGGAAGGCGCCGGCGAGCCGAACCTGCCGGTCTATGACACCTCGGGCCCCTACACCGATCCGTCCGTGACGATCGACGTCAACGCCGGCCTCGCCCGCGGCCGCAAGGCCTGGGTGCTCGAACGCGGCGGCGTCGAGGAGTATGAGGGGCGCCAGATCAAGCCGGAGGACAATGGCAGCGTCTCCACCGACAAGGCCGCGCGCGCCTTCTCGGCCTATCACAAGCCGCTGCGCGGGCTGGACGGCCACAAGATCACGCAGCTCGAATTCGCCCGCGCCGGCATCATCACCAAGGAGATGATCTACGTCGCCGCCCGCGAAAACCTCGGCCGCAAGCAGCAGCTCGAGCGCGCCGAGGCCGCGCTCGCCGACGGCGAAAGCTTCGGCGCTTCTGTCCCCGCCTTCATCACGCCGGAGTTCGTGCGCAGCGAGATCGCGCGCGGCCGCGCCATCATCCCCTCCAACATCAACCACAGCGAACTCGAGCCGATGATCATCGGCCGCAACTTCCTGACCAAGATCAACGCCAATATCGGCAACTCGGCGGTGACCTCGTCGGTCGAGGAAGAGGTCGAGAAGATGGTGTGGGCGATCCGCTGGGGCGCCGACACCGTGATGGACCTCTCCACGGGCCGCAACATCCACACCACCCGTGAATGGATTTTGCGCAACGCGCCGGTGCCGATCGGCACCGTTCCCATCTATCAGGCGCTGGAGAAGTGCAACGGCGATCCCGTCAAGCTGACCTGGGAGCTCTACAAGGACACGCTGATCGAGCAGTGCGAACAAGGCGTCGATTACTTCACCATCCACGCCGGCGTGCGCCTGTCCTACATTCACCTCACCGCCAACCGCGTCACCGGCATCGTCTCGCGCGGCGGCTCGATCATGGCGAAGTGGTGCCTCGCGCATCACAAGGAGAGCTTCCTCTACACCCATTTCGACGAGATCTGCGACCTCATGCGCAAGTATGACGTCTCGTTCTCGCTCGGCGACGGCCTGCGCCCCGGCTCGATCGCCGACGCCAACGACCGCGCGCAGTTCGCCGAACTGGAGACGCTCGGCGAGCTCACGAAAATCGCGTGGGACAAGGGCTGCCAGGTGATGATCGAGGGCCCCGGCCACGTGCCGATGCACAAGATCAAGATCAACATGGACAAGCAGCTCAAGGAATGCGGCGAGGCGCCGTTCTACACGCTTGGACCGCTGACCACCGACATCGCGCCGGGCTATGACCACATCACCTCGGGCATCGGTGCCGCCATGATCGGCTGGTTCGGCTGCGCCATGCTCTGCTACGTCACGCCGAAGGAGCATCTCGGCCTGCCCGACCGTAACGACGTCAAGGTGGGCGTCATCACCTACAAGATCGCCGCGCATGCGAGCGATCTCGCCAAGGGCCACCCGGCCGCCCAGCTCCGCGACGACGCCCTCTCCCGCGCCCGTTTCGACTTCCGCTGGAGCGACCAGTTCAACCTCGGCCTCGACCCCGACACCGCCAAGAACTTCCACGACGAGACCCTGCCGAAGGAAGCCCACAAGGTCGCGCATTTCTGCTCCATGTGCGGGCCAAAGTTCTGCTCGATGAAGATCACGCAAGACGTCCGCGACTACGCGGCGACGCTGAATGATCCGAACAGCGTGGGCATGTCGATCAGCGGCACCGCCGAGGACGGGATGGCTAGGATGAGCGAGAAGTTCAAGGAGATGGGCAGCAGCGTTTATCTGGATGCGGAGAAGGTGAAGGAGAGCAATCGGGTGTTGTGA
- a CDS encoding thiamine phosphate synthase: MPYPDRFYPVVDSLKWVERLTRLGVGTIQLRAKDLNDADALQIVTDALAITKDTQAKLVVNDYWRAAVVAGAKYLHLGQEDLADADLQAIREAGLSLGISTHDDAELETALAADPDYVALGPIFFTTLKSMRFEPQGIPKITEWKKRIGSIPLVAIGGIKFEHAAEIFAAGADSIAVVSDVTQNADPDARVRQWLGLPAEAA; the protein is encoded by the coding sequence ATGCCGTATCCTGATCGCTTCTATCCCGTCGTCGACAGCCTCAAATGGGTCGAACGCCTGACCAGGCTCGGCGTCGGCACCATCCAGCTGCGCGCGAAAGACCTCAACGACGCCGACGCGCTCCAGATCGTCACCGACGCGCTGGCGATCACGAAGGACACGCAGGCCAAGCTGGTCGTGAACGACTATTGGCGCGCGGCTGTCGTCGCCGGCGCAAAATATCTGCATCTCGGCCAGGAGGACCTTGCCGATGCGGACCTCCAAGCCATCCGCGAGGCCGGCCTGTCGCTCGGCATCTCCACCCATGACGACGCGGAGCTCGAGACCGCGCTCGCCGCGGACCCCGACTACGTCGCTCTGGGCCCGATCTTCTTCACCACGCTGAAATCGATGCGCTTCGAGCCGCAGGGCATTCCGAAGATCACGGAATGGAAGAAGCGGATCGGCAGCATCCCGCTGGTCGCGATCGGCGGCATCAAGTTCGAGCACGCCGCGGAGATTTTTGCCGCCGGCGCCGATTCCATCGCCGTGGTTTCCGATGTCACGCAGAACGCCGACCCGGATGCGCGAGTGCGCCAGTGGCTCGGCCTACCTGCGGAGGCGGCATGA
- a CDS encoding thiazole synthase, which translates to MVTFYGKTFPSRLLIGSALYPSPAIMQAAIRASGSNIVTVSLRREAAGGKTGDAFWNLIRELDVSVLPNTAGCRSVREAVTTAKLARELFGTSWIKLEVIADNDTLQPDVVGLVEAATILIKDGFEVFPYCTEDLSVANRLVDAGCKVVMPWAAPIGSARGITNRDALKLLRERLRDITLVVDAGIGAPSHAAEALELGYDAVLLNTAIAKAADPVAMANAFRLGCDAGRTAYEAGLTNARDFASPSTPVVGTPFWHAVS; encoded by the coding sequence ATGGTGACCTTCTACGGCAAAACCTTCCCCTCCCGCCTGCTGATCGGCAGCGCGCTGTATCCCTCGCCCGCGATCATGCAGGCGGCGATCCGTGCCTCCGGCTCGAACATCGTCACGGTGTCGCTGCGCCGCGAGGCCGCCGGCGGCAAGACCGGGGACGCGTTCTGGAATCTGATCCGTGAGCTCGACGTCAGCGTGCTGCCGAACACCGCCGGCTGCCGCAGCGTGCGCGAAGCCGTGACCACCGCAAAACTCGCGCGCGAGCTGTTCGGCACGTCCTGGATCAAGCTGGAAGTGATCGCCGACAACGACACGCTGCAGCCCGACGTCGTCGGTCTGGTCGAAGCCGCCACCATCCTGATCAAGGACGGCTTTGAAGTGTTCCCCTATTGCACCGAGGATCTCTCGGTCGCCAACCGCCTGGTCGATGCCGGCTGCAAGGTCGTCATGCCCTGGGCTGCGCCGATCGGCTCGGCCCGCGGCATCACCAACCGCGACGCGCTGAAACTGCTGCGCGAGCGGCTGCGCGACATCACGCTGGTGGTCGATGCCGGCATCGGCGCGCCGTCGCATGCGGCCGAGGCGCTCGAGCTCGGCTACGACGCCGTGCTGCTCAACACCGCCATCGCAAAGGCCGCCGATCCCGTTGCGATGGCCAATGCCTTCCGTCTCGGCTGTGATGCCGGCCGCACCGCCTACGAAGCCGGGCTGACGAACGCCCGCGACTTCGCCTCCCCCTCCACCCCTGTCGTTGGGACCCCGTTCTGGCATGCCGTATCCTGA
- the thiS gene encoding sulfur carrier protein ThiS, whose amino-acid sequence MLVIVNGEQREVNSASVDALLSELDYEGTHFAIALNYDVVPKSRWAETALKAGDEIEIITPRQGG is encoded by the coding sequence ATGCTTGTGATCGTAAACGGCGAACAGCGCGAGGTGAACTCGGCCAGCGTCGACGCGCTGCTCAGCGAGCTCGACTACGAGGGCACCCATTTCGCCATCGCGCTCAATTACGACGTCGTGCCGAAAAGCCGCTGGGCCGAGACGGCACTGAAAGCCGGTGACGAGATCGAGATCATCACGCCGCGGCAGGGAGGGTGA
- a CDS encoding FAD-dependent oxidoreductase yields the protein MLQTTKRPDSPVSIIGAGIAGAWQALLFAQAGHAVTLHERGDAAMTDSTSHWAGGMLAPWCEAEVAEPIISRLGQRSLDIWRRELPDTPFNGSLVVAHPRERNDFERFARMTEGHRRLDATGLAELEPSLEGRFRDALFFPTEGHVEPRRVLPKLHERIRAAGGTIKFDSDVSAKDLDGIVIDCRGLGARDEQGELRGVKGEMILIETGEVRLARPVRLIHPRWPLYVIPREDNLFMLGATSIEAEDTGVSVRSALELLGAAYAVHPAFGEARIVEFGSGLRPAFPDNLPRIGIRGERIAVNGLYRHGFLIAPALAELTLQYVQRGQIDNEVMQCA from the coding sequence ATGTTGCAGACCACCAAGCGACCGGATTCCCCGGTATCCATCATCGGCGCAGGCATTGCAGGTGCGTGGCAGGCGCTGCTGTTCGCGCAGGCCGGCCATGCCGTGACGTTACACGAGCGCGGTGACGCCGCGATGACCGATTCCACCAGCCATTGGGCCGGCGGGATGCTCGCGCCCTGGTGCGAGGCGGAGGTCGCCGAACCCATCATCTCCAGGCTCGGGCAGCGCTCCCTGGACATCTGGCGGCGCGAGCTGCCGGACACGCCCTTCAATGGCTCGCTCGTCGTCGCTCACCCGCGCGAGCGCAACGATTTCGAGCGTTTTGCGCGGATGACCGAAGGCCACCGCCGGCTCGATGCGACCGGCCTCGCCGAGCTCGAACCGTCGCTGGAGGGCCGCTTCCGCGACGCGCTGTTCTTCCCGACCGAGGGCCATGTCGAGCCGCGCCGCGTGCTGCCGAAGCTGCACGAGCGCATCCGCGCCGCCGGCGGCACCATCAAGTTTGATAGCGACGTCTCCGCCAAAGACCTCGACGGCATCGTGATCGACTGCCGCGGCCTTGGCGCGCGCGACGAGCAGGGCGAGCTGCGCGGCGTCAAGGGCGAGATGATTCTGATCGAGACCGGCGAGGTGCGGCTGGCGCGCCCGGTGCGGCTGATCCATCCGCGCTGGCCGCTCTACGTCATCCCGCGCGAGGACAACCTGTTCATGCTGGGCGCGACCTCGATCGAGGCCGAGGACACCGGCGTCAGCGTGCGCTCCGCGCTGGAGCTGCTGGGTGCGGCCTATGCCGTGCATCCGGCCTTCGGCGAGGCGCGGATCGTCGAATTCGGCTCGGGCCTTCGACCCGCTTTCCCCGACAATCTGCCGCGCATCGGCATTCGTGGCGAGAGGATCGCCGTCAACGGCCTCTACCGCCACGGCTTCCTGATCGCGCCGGCGCTCGCCGAACTGACGCTGCAATACGTCCAGCGCGGCCAGATCGACAATGAGGTGATGCAATGCGCGTGA
- a CDS encoding lytic transglycosylase domain-containing protein, whose translation MKILCIAVLAAAGLMLPQAAFAGEAEYAEMVAAHARANGVPEALVHRVIMRESRYQPGLIGRGGTIGLMQIKLATARGVGYTGDAAGLRDPNTNLTYAVKYLAGAYRAANGDHARAVRYFAGGYYYVAKRQRQEAVQVANMGDIWLEPNGNPQPIFGTAPHKKLAQGVRNARAQVPH comes from the coding sequence ATGAAAATTTTGTGTATTGCAGTGCTCGCTGCGGCCGGACTGATGTTGCCGCAGGCCGCATTCGCGGGCGAAGCCGAATATGCCGAAATGGTCGCGGCCCATGCCCGCGCCAACGGCGTGCCCGAAGCGCTGGTGCATCGCGTCATCATGCGCGAGAGCCGCTATCAGCCCGGCCTGATCGGCCGCGGCGGCACCATCGGCCTGATGCAGATCAAGCTCGCGACCGCCCGCGGGGTCGGCTACACCGGCGACGCCGCAGGCCTGCGCGATCCCAACACCAACCTCACCTACGCCGTCAAATACCTCGCCGGCGCCTACCGCGCCGCCAATGGCGACCACGCCCGAGCCGTGCGTTATTTCGCGGGCGGCTATTACTACGTTGCAAAGCGGCAGCGTCAGGAGGCCGTGCAGGTCGCCAATATGGGCGACATCTGGCTCGAGCCGAACGGCAATCCGCAGCCGATTTTCGGGACGGCGCCGCATAAGAAGCTGGCCCAGGGCGTCCGCAATGCGCGGGCGCAGGTTCCTCACTAA
- a CDS encoding ATP-binding protein, with the protein MTPFRFFHLKSIGGQIAALVVASIVALHLILTASFLISRPDRAEPPPDAAHQLADAALLLNGTDASERPRILANIVRAFPKAGIELLAPGTFSVADDRDGPHLRNVRRHLGHQYKVIALAPNFGVHRVAVELPDGSVIAGRVEQGPHPPRFWGGPWMITLLFALISVTMLGLWAAYALAAPLSSFARAAENFSLDGTADPLPERGPEEIRSVARALNRMHERIARLMSDRTRMLAAISHDLRTPITRLRLRAEFIEDEGNRRRMLIDLDQMRSMLESVLSLLRNDRKIEAVTLVDIASTLQVIADQFGDMGHAVHYDGPASATAAARPDDLHRGVTNLVENAVRFGAEVTIRLDVSGTRLVIDVEDDGPGISDARKQEMLEPFARGDDARTMDEHTGFGLGLSIARAIAIAHGGELSLHDRAPHGLIVRMQLPVWQQPRRAA; encoded by the coding sequence ATGACGCCGTTCCGCTTCTTCCACCTCAAAAGCATCGGCGGACAGATCGCCGCGCTGGTGGTGGCGTCGATCGTCGCGCTGCATCTGATCCTCACCGCCAGCTTCCTGATCAGCCGGCCGGACCGGGCCGAGCCGCCGCCCGACGCCGCCCATCAGCTCGCGGACGCGGCCCTGCTGCTCAACGGCACGGATGCGAGCGAGCGGCCGCGCATCCTCGCCAATATCGTGCGTGCATTTCCGAAGGCCGGCATCGAGCTCCTCGCGCCGGGGACCTTCTCCGTCGCCGACGACAGGGACGGCCCGCATCTGCGCAACGTGCGCCGGCATCTCGGCCATCAGTACAAGGTGATCGCGCTGGCCCCGAATTTCGGCGTGCACCGCGTCGCGGTCGAGCTTCCCGACGGCAGCGTGATCGCAGGCCGCGTCGAGCAGGGCCCGCATCCGCCGCGGTTCTGGGGCGGCCCCTGGATGATCACGCTGCTGTTCGCGCTGATCAGCGTCACGATGCTCGGCCTGTGGGCGGCCTACGCGCTGGCCGCGCCGCTGTCCTCGTTTGCGAGGGCCGCCGAGAATTTCAGCCTGGACGGGACGGCCGATCCGCTGCCCGAGCGCGGCCCGGAGGAGATCCGCTCGGTCGCGCGCGCGCTCAACCGCATGCATGAGCGGATCGCGCGGCTGATGTCGGATCGCACCCGGATGCTGGCGGCGATCAGCCACGACCTGCGAACGCCGATCACCCGGCTGCGCCTGCGCGCCGAATTCATCGAGGACGAGGGCAACCGCAGGCGCATGCTGATCGATCTCGACCAGATGCGCTCGATGCTGGAGTCCGTGTTGTCGCTGCTGCGCAACGACCGCAAGATCGAGGCGGTGACGCTGGTCGACATCGCCAGCACGCTCCAGGTCATCGCCGACCAGTTCGGCGACATGGGTCATGCCGTGCACTATGACGGCCCCGCTTCGGCGACGGCCGCCGCGCGGCCCGACGATCTGCACCGCGGCGTTACCAACCTCGTCGAGAACGCGGTGCGCTTCGGCGCCGAAGTGACGATCCGCCTCGACGTATCAGGCACCAGGCTCGTGATCGACGTCGAGGACGACGGCCCCGGCATCTCGGACGCGCGCAAGCAGGAGATGCTGGAGCCGTTCGCGCGAGGCGACGACGCGCGCACCATGGACGAGCATACCGGCTTCGGGCTCGGCCTGTCGATCGCGCGCGCGATCGCGATTGCTCATGGCGGCGAATTATCGTTGCACGACCGCGCGCCGCACGGGCTGATCGTACGGATGCAATTGCCGGTGTGGCAGCAGCCGCGGCGGGCGGCGTAA
- a CDS encoding response regulator encodes MANPNILVVEDDRETRTLIAKYLRNNACNVTTVSDGREMSRALVDHRVDLIILDVMLPGEDGLSLCRKVRSEAQTPIIMLTARGEDVDRIVGLEMGADDYLPKPFNPRELLARINAVLRRQAAAQAASSIEGASTLVFEGWRIDLRLRELRNPEGARVAVTSAEFDLLRTFCERPGRVLSRDSLLDLTQGRNTGSFERSIDVLVSRIRRKIEPNPADPTIIKTVRSGGYLFTPRTEAAGTEAAGNEAVAATLSS; translated from the coding sequence ATGGCCAATCCCAACATCCTGGTCGTCGAGGACGACCGCGAAACCCGGACGTTGATTGCAAAGTACCTGCGCAACAACGCCTGCAACGTCACCACTGTGAGCGATGGCCGGGAGATGTCGCGTGCCTTGGTCGATCACAGGGTCGACCTCATCATCCTCGACGTCATGCTGCCCGGCGAGGACGGCCTGAGCCTGTGCCGCAAGGTACGCTCGGAGGCGCAGACGCCGATCATCATGCTGACCGCGCGCGGCGAGGACGTCGATCGCATCGTCGGCCTCGAGATGGGCGCGGACGACTATCTGCCAAAGCCGTTCAACCCGCGCGAGCTGCTAGCGCGCATCAACGCGGTGCTGCGCCGTCAGGCCGCTGCCCAGGCGGCAAGCTCGATCGAGGGCGCCTCCACGCTCGTCTTCGAGGGCTGGCGCATCGATCTGCGCCTGCGTGAATTGCGCAATCCGGAAGGCGCGCGCGTCGCGGTGACCAGCGCCGAGTTCGATCTGCTGCGGACGTTCTGCGAACGGCCCGGCCGCGTGCTGTCGCGCGACAGCCTGCTCGACCTCACGCAAGGGCGCAACACCGGCTCGTTCGAGCGCTCGATCGACGTGCTGGTCAGCCGCATCCGCCGCAAGATCGAACCCAATCCGGCCGATCCCACCATCATCAAGACGGTGCGCTCCGGCGGCTATCTGTTCACGCCCAGAACCGAAGCGGCCGGGACTGAGGCAGCTGGCAATGAAGCGGTCGCGGCGACCCTGAGCAGCTAG
- a CDS encoding PRC-barrel domain-containing protein — MLMKSIAAGLAGTALLATVAFAQNPTATTDKAAPAATTTTTTTTASGEWRASKMSGLKIYNDANENIGSINDLLMDKSGNIKIAVIGVGGFLGMGEHLVAVPYEKLKFVNEAVAYTGTGAKPAATTTTGAATGTEKTTTTTTTASSTSKWYPDHAVFNASKDELKNMPEFKYSE; from the coding sequence ATGTTGATGAAATCGATCGCCGCCGGCCTTGCCGGCACCGCACTGCTTGCGACCGTTGCGTTCGCGCAAAACCCGACCGCCACCACCGACAAGGCAGCGCCCGCGGCCACAACCACCACGACGACGACGACCGCGTCGGGCGAGTGGCGTGCCTCGAAGATGTCGGGCCTGAAGATCTACAACGACGCCAACGAGAACATTGGCTCGATCAACGACCTGCTGATGGATAAGAGCGGCAACATCAAGATTGCCGTGATCGGCGTCGGCGGCTTCCTCGGCATGGGCGAGCATCTGGTCGCCGTCCCCTACGAGAAGCTGAAGTTCGTCAACGAGGCCGTCGCCTACACCGGCACGGGCGCGAAGCCTGCGGCGACCACGACCACTGGCGCTGCGACCGGCACCGAGAAGACCACGACGACCACGACGACCGCTTCGTCCACGTCGAAATGGTATCCGGACCATGCCGTGTTCAATGCCAGCAAGGACGAGCTGAAGAACATGCCCGAGTTCAAGTACTCGGAGTAA
- a CDS encoding ABC transporter substrate-binding protein, translating into MQKLIAAVAAGLALAATSGTAHAQISDDVVKIGVLTDMSSLYADATGKGSLAAVEMAVADYGAKVAGKPVQVVAADHQNKPDVGVNIARNWYDNDKVDAIFDVPTSSVALPISALTREKNKININSGGGSSDITGVACSPNTVHWTYDTYALSNVAGKAMVKRGEDTWFFVTADYAFGMALQRDAANVVKESGGKVLGEVRHPLNSSDFSSFLLQAQASKAKVVALANAGGDTTNALKQAAEFGLVQGGQKMIALLQEITDTHSLGIKATQGLIVTDAFYWDMNEETRAFSKRFNEKVGHMPTMIQAGLYSATMHYLKAIEATKTDEAPKVMEQMRKTPVNDFFARNGKIRIDGRMVHDMYLFEVKKPEESKGEWDLYKLIATVPGDEAFRPLDKGGCPLVTH; encoded by the coding sequence ATGCAAAAACTCATCGCCGCTGTCGCGGCCGGTCTTGCTCTCGCCGCCACATCAGGCACGGCTCACGCGCAGATCTCCGACGACGTCGTCAAGATCGGCGTGCTCACGGACATGTCGAGCCTCTATGCGGACGCGACCGGCAAGGGCTCGCTCGCCGCCGTCGAGATGGCGGTCGCCGATTACGGCGCCAAGGTCGCCGGCAAGCCTGTGCAAGTGGTCGCCGCCGATCACCAGAACAAGCCCGATGTCGGCGTCAACATCGCCCGCAACTGGTACGACAACGACAAGGTCGACGCGATCTTCGACGTGCCAACATCCTCGGTGGCGCTGCCGATCTCGGCGCTGACGCGCGAGAAGAACAAGATCAACATCAATTCCGGCGGCGGCTCGTCCGACATCACCGGCGTCGCCTGCTCGCCCAACACGGTGCACTGGACCTACGATACCTATGCGCTGTCGAACGTCGCCGGCAAGGCGATGGTGAAGCGCGGCGAGGACACGTGGTTCTTCGTCACCGCCGACTACGCCTTCGGCATGGCGCTGCAGCGCGACGCCGCCAACGTGGTCAAGGAGAGCGGTGGCAAGGTGCTCGGCGAGGTCCGCCATCCGCTCAACTCTTCGGACTTCTCGTCCTTCCTGCTGCAGGCCCAGGCCTCCAAGGCCAAGGTGGTCGCGCTGGCGAACGCGGGCGGCGACACCACCAACGCGCTGAAGCAGGCGGCCGAGTTCGGACTCGTTCAGGGCGGCCAGAAGATGATCGCGCTGCTCCAGGAGATCACCGACACCCATTCGCTCGGCATCAAGGCGACGCAAGGCCTGATCGTCACCGACGCGTTCTACTGGGACATGAACGAGGAGACGCGCGCCTTCTCGAAGCGGTTCAACGAGAAGGTCGGTCACATGCCGACCATGATCCAGGCCGGTCTCTACTCGGCGACCATGCACTATCTGAAGGCGATCGAGGCCACCAAGACCGACGAGGCGCCGAAGGTGATGGAACAGATGCGCAAAACGCCGGTCAACGACTTCTTCGCCAGGAACGGCAAGATCCGCATCGACGGCCGCATGGTGCACGACATGTATCTGTTCGAGGTGAAGAAGCCGGAGGAGTCCAAGGGCGAGTGGGACCTCTACAAGCTGATCGCCACCGTCCCCGGCGACGAAGCCTTCCGTCCCCTCGACAAGGGTGGCTGCCCGCTGGTGACGCACTGA
- a CDS encoding ABC transporter permease — MSDHSSLLTPSQRIAWIATIVISTLVFIFLIAPILAIMPLSFSSGSYLTYPLPGLSLRWYDDFINSPRWMNSLKNSMIIGVASTLLSMVLGTLAALGLAQWKSRFKPLVLAFVLSPVVVPGVITAVGLYFFFAPIGLTGSYLGLILAHTALATPFVVITVGATLQSFDTNLARAAASLGASPLYAFRRVILPLILPGLASGALFAFATSFDEVVIVLFMAGPEQRTLPREMFSGIRENISPTITAAAVILTTVSVILLATLEGLRRRNERLKGSSA, encoded by the coding sequence TTGAGCGATCATTCTTCCCTCCTCACGCCCAGCCAGCGCATCGCGTGGATCGCGACCATCGTCATCTCCACGCTGGTGTTCATCTTCCTGATCGCCCCGATCCTTGCGATCATGCCGTTGTCCTTCAGCTCGGGCTCGTACCTCACCTATCCGCTGCCGGGCCTCTCCTTGCGCTGGTACGACGACTTCATCAATTCACCGCGCTGGATGAACTCGCTGAAGAACAGCATGATCATCGGCGTCGCCTCGACCCTGCTGTCGATGGTGCTTGGCACGCTGGCCGCGCTCGGGCTGGCGCAATGGAAGAGCCGGTTCAAACCGCTCGTGCTGGCTTTCGTGCTGTCGCCGGTCGTCGTGCCCGGCGTCATCACCGCGGTCGGCCTGTATTTCTTCTTCGCGCCGATCGGACTGACCGGCAGTTATCTCGGCTTGATCCTGGCCCACACCGCGCTGGCGACGCCCTTTGTGGTGATCACGGTCGGCGCGACGCTGCAAAGCTTCGACACCAATCTGGCACGCGCCGCTGCCTCGCTCGGCGCCTCGCCGCTTTATGCGTTCCGCCGCGTGATCCTGCCGCTGATCCTGCCCGGCCTTGCGTCGGGTGCGCTGTTCGCCTTCGCGACCAGCTTCGACGAGGTGGTGATCGTGCTGTTCATGGCGGGTCCGGAGCAGCGCACCCTGCCGCGCGAGATGTTCAGCGGCATCCGCGAGAACATCAGCCCGACCATCACGGCAGCGGCGGTGATCTTGACGACAGTATCGGTCATCCTGCTCGCCACCCTGGAAGGCCTGCGCCGACGCAACGAACGGCTCAAGGGCAGCAGCGCCTGA